From a single Aspergillus puulaauensis MK2 DNA, chromosome 2, nearly complete sequence genomic region:
- the HSP10 gene encoding GroES family chaperonin (BUSCO:EOG09265H9T;~COG:O;~EggNog:ENOG410PPNQ;~InterPro:IPR018369,IPR020818,IPR011032,IPR037124;~PFAM:PF00166;~go_function: GO:0005524 - ATP binding [Evidence IEA];~go_process: GO:0006457 - protein folding [Evidence IEA]) produces the protein MSFLRSVKNLAPLLDRVLVQRVKPEAKTASGIFLPESSVKEQNEAKVLAVGPGAVDRNGQRVPMGVNAGDRVLIPQFGGSPLKVGEEEYTLFRDSEILAKINE, from the exons ATG TCTTTCCTCCGCAGCGTCAAGAACCTTGCTCCTCTCCTGGACCgcgtcctcgtccagcgcgTCAAGCCCGAGGCCAAGACCGCCTCcggcatcttcctccccgagaGCAGCGTCAAGGAGCAGAACGAGGCTAAGGTTCTCGCTGTTGGTCCCGGTGCCGTTGACCGCAACGGCCAGCGCGTCCCCATGGGCGTCAACGCTGGTGACCGCGTTCTGATCCCCCAG TTCGGTGGTAGCCCCCTCAAGGTCGGTGAGGAGGAGTACACTCTCTTCCGGGACTCTGA GATCCTTGCCAAGATCAACGAGTAA
- the fip1 gene encoding cleavage polyadenylation factor subunit FIP1 (BUSCO:EOG09264OAU;~COG:A;~EggNog:ENOG410PQ13;~InterPro:IPR007854;~PFAM:PF05182) — protein MEDDDDDLYDPADAVPVTQSRDPRRPATDTPMNDSNEGEEEEEVEEEDDEDDFNIITEAPPDAPPPEAPHPRHTTLKADTQRSTSADSPAAPKSLTPSLTPKVDTTSSVPSGTRPVSQKPGSAYPPVHASTIDVHANPIHPATGKPVLSTDMDVDFPEDDKPWRRPGTDMTDYFNYGFDEFTWASYVLKQQELRKEVGDQRRQLDDMQSFLTMGLPPMPGAQPGAGPPTTNAPPPMPGIPGMPDMNPDMMQGMLASMMSQGLDPASMDPMSFMQHAQAMMGGQSGAGGGQQAQGGFGGQGGGQGQMGYGGGYGGGGGRGRGRRW, from the exons atggaggacgatgacgatgatctCTATGATCCCGCCGATGCGGTGCCGGTCACTCAATCCCGGGATCCTCGAAGACCCGCGACCGACACTCCGATGAACGACTCgaacgagggcgaggaagaagaggaggtagaggaggaagatgatgag GACGATTTCAATATCATCACAGAGGCTCCTCCGGATGCGCCTCCTCCAGAAGC TCCCCATCCTCGCCATACCACATTAAAAGCCGACACTCAACGGTCCACATCCGCCGATTCTCCTGCCGCTCCGAAATCTCTGACACCTTCATTAACACCCAAAGTTGACACCACATCGTCAGTGCCGTCTGGAACGCGACCTGTATCACAAAAACCAGGCTCAGCATACCCGCCAGTGCACGCATCCACGATTGACGTCCATGCGAACCCTATCCATCCTGCTACAGGAAAGCCGGTCCTGTCAACTGATATGGATGTTGATTTCCCCGAGGATGATAAGCCATGGAGGCGACCAGGGACAGACATGACGGACTATTTCAACTACGGATTTGACGAGTTTACCTGGGCAAGCTATGTCTTGAAGCAGCAAGAACTACGGAAGGAAGTGGGAGACCAGAGGAGACAGCTGGATGATATGCAGAGCTTCCTAACCATGGGGCTTCCCCCAATGCCCGGCGCGCAGCCGGGAGCTGGACCTCCTACTACGAATGCACCGCCTCCGATGCCCGGGATACCAGGGATGCCAGATATGAACCCAGACATGATGCAGGGAATGCTGGCATCGATGATGTCGCAAGGGCTAGATCCTGCCTCTATGGACCCAATGTCTTTCATGCAACATGCACAGGCAATGATGGGTGGGCAATCCGGTGCAGGCGGCGGGCAACAAGCTCAAGGTGGGTTCGGTGGTCAAGGTGGTGGCCAGGGCCAAATGGGTTATGGAGGTGGTTatggtggaggtggcggtCGAGGACGGGGAAGGAGATGGTAG
- a CDS encoding FAM50/XAP5 family protein (COG:S;~EggNog:ENOG410PGV7;~InterPro:IPR007005;~PFAM:PF04921;~go_component: GO:0005634 - nucleus [Evidence IEA]) yields MPPSEPPSHSSTPRSFTSQTASAEDLLKSQTVGLVHLSDFRKRRAEVLEQKEREAHDKSLGRFTSGNSRSATPSAGDVTDGNSTSRSEGPPKKKKKKQLAKSKLSFGNEDEEGDDEEVFHKSKPKAAGVSTPAELTASRSDTNTPFDESSVPSSRRITPNPNAPPPPKALTKASLKAEAEARDALRKEFLAMQDSVKNTEILVPFVFYDGTNIPAGTAKVKKGDQVWLLLDRCRKVGAELGVSGTSGASKGRKYNRREWARISVDDLMLVKGEVIIPHHYELYYFIANSVPSFSNTGGLLFDYSNKPPPPPPTDDPLYRPSNDELEGGERDPTLTKVVDRRWYERNKHIFPASLWREYEPGAEFEEKMRTTRRDASGNTFFF; encoded by the exons ATGCCACCGTCTGAACCCCCAAGCCACAGCTCGACTCCTCGGTCATTTACAAGCCAAACCGCTTCTGCGGAAGATCTCCTCAAATCACAAACCGTCGGTCTTGTTCATCTTTCCGATTTCCGCAAACGCCGCGCGGAAGTTCTAGAGCAGAAAGAGCGCGAGGCGCATGACAAGTCCTTGGGTAGATTTACCTCCGGTAATTCAAGAAGCGCGACTCCTTCAGCGGGCGATGTAACTGACGG GAATTCAACATCACGAAGCGAGGGGCCtcccaagaagaagaaaaagaaacaactTGCAAAGAGCAAACTATCGTTTGGaaatgaagacgaagagggggacgatgaggaagtaTTTCACAAATCAAAGCCGAAGGCTGCGGGAGTTTCGACGCCGGCCGAATTAACTGCCTCGCGCTCTGACACCAATACGCCCTTTGATGAGAGCTCTGTACCGTCATCTCGTCGCATTACACCAAATCCTaatgctcctcctcctccgaaggCGCTCACGAAGGCCTCGCTGAAAGCCGAGGCAGAGGCTCGAGATGCCTTGCGCAAAGAATTTCTGGCGATGCAAGATTCCGTTAAGAATACCGAGATTTTGGTCCCTTTTGTCTTTTACGATGGAACAAATATACCCGCGGGAACAGCTAAAGTTAAGAAGGGGGACCAAGTCTGGTTGCTTTTGGATCGGTGTCGAAAAGTTGGTGCTGAACTGGGCGTCAGTGGTACCAGCGGCGCATCAAAAGGTCGAAAGTACAATCGCCGTGAGTGGGCAAGAATAAGTGTGGATGACTTGATGCTCGTAAAAGGAGAAGTCATTATTCCACAT CACTACGAACTATACTATTTCATTGCCAACAGTGTTCCCAGTTTTTCCAACACCGGGGGCCTACTTTTCGATTATTCTAACAAACCTCCACCCCCACCCCCAACCGATGATCCTTTGTACCGGCCGAGTAACGACGAGCTCGAGGGAGGCGAGAGAGATCCCACGCTAACGAAGGTAGTCGATAGACGGTGGTACGAGCGAAACAAACACATCTTTCCGGCAAGTCTATGGCGGGAGTACGAACCGGGTGCggagtttgaggagaagatgcgTACGACGAGACGTGATGCTTCGGGAAATACCTTTTTCTTCTGA
- a CDS encoding uncharacterized protein (COG:O;~EggNog:ENOG410PPV7;~InterPro:IPR001841,IPR042448,IPR017907,IPR013083;~PFAM:PF14634;~go_component: GO:0000795 - synaptonemal complex [Evidence IEA];~go_function: GO:0061630 - ubiquitin protein ligase activity [Evidence IEA];~go_process: GO:0007131 - reciprocal meiotic recombination [Evidence IEA]), which yields MDFYLRCNSLSCRAPLKERAVVTTCSHIFCLQCAEALGLSRPAGGERRCPACDMTLINPDDAVSTVLNPTEDYKTSVLSGLDPNTVMECTGRALQFWTYQTTQEIFYQDFLGKALTDKYANLNSQMDKVIHNANKEISTLQTRLIDTQTVQEQLRKKNQELADMYREKCKKFTQITHLYNVLKSRAMRSQMQNAAVSQAFNDLEIPRNGPSSLVAQTHGAQVPPQTPSAFQQRTYPLDLDGVEQLHRHQRSGTGSSKGTKQKSNPTAMAPPSRPPVGMRRGEPPNATPQHRTRLAGVSRPSTSAGMSQLPNDNIMLERFHAERPPTEGFMNDHHHHSNHRQTLNVQNDRSPGEAPAIRSYFNTTMN from the exons ATGGATTTCTACCTGCGGTGCAACTCTCTCAGCTGCCGAGCGCCTTTAAAGGAGCGAGCGGTCGTTACTACCTGCTC ACACATTTTCTGCCTTCAGTGTGCTGAAGCCCTTGGGCTCTCACGTCCCGCCGGAGGCGAACGTCGCTGTCCGGCCTGCGACATGACCCTCATCAACCCAGACGATGCCGTATCGACCGTTCTTAATCCGACAGAAGACTACAAAACAAGTGTGCTCAGTGGCCTCGATCCAAATACCGTAATGGAATGTACTGGGCGAGCCTTACAATTTTGGACCTATCAAACGACTCAAGAAAT CTTCTACCAGGATTTCCTAGGAAAGGCATTGACGGATAAATACGCAAATTTGAATTCCCAGATGGACAAAGTGATCCATAACGCCAACAAGGAGATTTCGACGTTGCAGACGAGGCTTATTG ACACGCAAACGGTGCAGGAGCAACTCCGCAAGAAGAACCAAGAGCTTGCTGACATGTATCGGGAGAAATGCAAGAAGTTCACTCAAATCACTCACTTATACAACGTGCTCAAATCTCGAGCCATGAGATCTCAAATGCAAAATGCTGCCGTTTCTCAGGCATTCAACGATCTTGAAATACCGCGTAATGGTCCATCAAGCTTGGTGGCACAAACTCACGGTGCACAAGTACCTCCACAGACTCCATCAGCCTTCCAGCAGAGGACATAtcctctggatctggatggAGTAGAACAACTTCATCGACACCAGCGGAGTGGTACAGGAAGTTCGAAGGGGACAAAACAAAAGTCTAATCCGACAGCTATGGCCCCTCCAAGCCGTCCACCTGTTGGCATGAGGAGGG GAGAACCCCCGAATGCTACACCCCAGCATCGCACACGACTCGCGGGCGTCTCACGCCCTTCCACATCGGCTGGGATGTCCCAATTACCGAATGATAATATAATGTTGGAGCGTTTCCATGCTGAGCGACCACCCACCGAAGGGTTTATGAACgaccatcatcaccactcTAATCACCGGCAAACCCTAAATGTCCAGAACGACAGATCGCCAGGCGAGGCGCCGGCGATAAGATCATacttcaacaccacaatGAATTAA